A stretch of DNA from Cupriavidus taiwanensis:
TGGCCGACGTGCCGGCTAGCACGAGCGCGACCGCGCCGGCAAGCGAAGCAAGCGAGCCTGATAACTGCGCCGACGCCGTGGCCCACGCCGTGGCAAGTTCCGCGATGGAGGAGGGCGGCGAGTCCGGGTCCATGGCGCTGGCGCCGGCAGACGAGGCCGGCACGGAAAGCGCCCTGATGGATGGCAACGGCCTGGTGGGCGAGGTCGAGCCGGAGGACTTGCCGGCCCTCGACGCAGCCGACGCCGAGACTGTCGCAGCCGTCGCCGAAACCGTCGCCGAAACCGACGCCGAGACCGACGCCGAAACCGCCGCCGAAACCGTGGCCGTCGAGCCTGCCGCATCCACTGAAACCCGGACCCCGGTCGAAGCCGAGCCGGCCAGCGCGCCGCCCGCGCCGCCAGCCAAGCCCCGCATCGTGCTGCCCGCCGTGGTCGGCCGCACCGTGCCGCTGGCGGCCGCGACGCAGCCTGCCGCCGCCCCGGCGCCCGCACCGGTGGCGCCACCGCCGCCGCGCCCGGCGGTCGACTACCGCCTGCCGCCGGCGGACCTGCTCGAGCGCGAAGTCGACAGCGCCGAGCAGGTGTCGGAAGAACGCCTGCGCGAAACCGGCGAACTGATCGCCCAGCGGCTGGCCGAGTTCAAGGTGCCGGTCGCCGTGGTCGGCGCCGGCGCCGGCCCCGTCATCACCCGCTTCGAGGTCGAGCCCGCCATGGGCGTGCGCGGCGCGCAGGTGGTGGGGCTGATGAAGGACCTTGCGCGCGCGCTGGGCGTGACTTCGATCCGCGTGGTCGAGACCATCCCCGGCAAGACCTGCATGGGGCTGGAGTTGCCCAATGCGCGCCGCCAGATGATCCGGCTGTCCGAGATCGTCAACGCCGCCTCGTTCCAGGCGCATCACTCGCGGCTGGTGCTGGCGATGGGCAAGGACATCACCGGCCATCCCGTGGTGACCGACCTGGCCCGCGCGCCGCACCTGCTGGTGGCCGGCACCACCGGCTCGGGCAAGTCGGTGGCGGTCAACGCCATGATCCTGTCGATGCTGTACAAGGCCACGCCGGAAGATGTGCGCCTGATCATGATCGACCCGAAGATGCTGGAGCTGTCGGTCTACGAGGGCATTCCGCACCTGCTGGCGCCGGTGGTCACCGACATGAAGCAGGCCGCGCACGCGCTCAACTGGTGCGTCGGCGAAATGGAAAAGCGCTACAAGCTGATGTCGGCGCTGGGGGTGCGCAACCTGGCCGGCTACAACCAGAAGATCCGCGCCGCCGAGGCCGCGGGGCAGAAGGTGCCCAACCCGTTCTCGCTGACGCCGGACGCGCCCGAGCCGCTGTCGCGCCTGCCGATGATCGTGGTGGTGATCGATGAGCTCGCCGACCTGATGATGGTCGCCGGCAAGAAGATCGAGGAACTGATCGCGCGCCTGGCGCAGAAGGCGCGCGCCGCCGGCATCCACCTGATCCTGGCCACGCAGCGCCCCTCGGTCGACGTGATCACGGGCCTGATCAAGGCCAATATCCCCACGCGCGTGGCGTTCCAGGTCTCGTCCAAGATCGATTCGCGCACCATCCTCGACCAGATGGGCGCCGAGAGCCTGCTCGGCCAGGGCGACATGCTGTTCCTGCCGCCGGGCACCGGCTATCCGCAGCGCGTGCATGGCGCCTTTGTCGCCGACGACGAAGTGCACCGCGTGGTCGAGCACTGGAAGCAGTTCGGCGAGCCCGACTACGATGACGCCATCCTCGCCGGCGACCCGGCCGAGGCCGGCGGCGCCGACCTGTTCGGCGACGGCGGTGGCGGCGATGGCGAGGCCGACCCGCTCTACGACGAGGCCGCCAGCTTCGTGCTGACCAGCCGCCGCGCCTCGATCTCGGCGGTGCAGCGCCAGCTGCGCATCGGCTACAACCGCGCGGCGCGGCTGATCGAGCAGATGGAGGTCGCCGGACTGGTCTCGCCGATGGGCCGCAACGGCGCGCGCGACGTGCTCGCGCCCGGGCCGGCGGAATAACGCAACGTTACCTTCGGGAGGCGGTGATGGCGCTCGAGCATGGAAGCTTGCTGGCCGACGTGCCGGTGAACCTGGCGGAGGAAGTGTTCGAGCCGCTGCTGGCGCGGCCTGGGCTGAAGATCGAGCGGATCGTCTCCAACGGGCAGGTCACTCCGGAAGGATTCTGGTACGACAGCGCCCAAGCCGAATGGGTGTTGCTGGTCAGCGGCAGTGCTGCGCTGGAGATCGAGGGTAAGGAAGGCCGGCATGTGATGCGGCCCGGCGACTGGCTGCACTTGCCCGCGCAATGCCGGCATCGCGTGGCGTGGACTGACGAAGGGCAGCCGACGGTCTGGCTGGCGGTGCATTATGGGAGTGGCGAAGGCTAGGAGCAGTGCAGGCTCGCGCTCGCAGATGCGCGTCAGAACCGCGTTAGAAGCGCGCATCGGGCTTGCGATGCGCGGCTGTCTGCTCCCCTCTCCCGCTTGCGGGAGAGGGGAATGCGTGGGATCGTGGCCTTGGTCAAGCGACCGCCACCTGCTCCTGCGGAAACACCGGCTCCCCAAGATTCAGCATCAACCGGTTCGCCCACGCAAAGATGGCAATCGAGTGGATCAGGTCCAGGATCTCCCCATCGCTCAAACCGGCCTCGCGCAGCGGCTTGAGCTGTTCGGCGGTGACTTCGGCCGGCCGCTCGGTCAGTTCCGCCGAGAACCTGGCGATGGCGCGTTCGCGCGCGGAGGTGCCGGCGCTGTAGGGATCGTCGAAGACCTGGCGGATCACGTCGTTGCGCTTGGCCAGCTGTTCGAAGCGCTGGGCATGGACCGAGGCGCAGTAGACGCAGCCATTGATGCGCGACACGACCGTGGTCGACAGCTCGCGTTCGGCGCGCGGCATGCCGCCGGGCGCGTACATGATGGCGTTGAAGGCGGTCGAGCGCTGGCGCAGGATCTCGGGCTGGTGGACCAGGAAGCGGTAGTAGTCCTGCACCTTGGCCTTGGGGTGGCTTTCCTCGAGCACGGCGATCTGCTCGGGCGTGGCCTGGTCGAGGTCGACCACGTCCAGCCATGCCTTCCAGTCGAGCACTTCGTTGGTGAAGCCGTGGGATTTGATGATTTCGCTCATGCCTGCGCTCCTGCGGCGTCGTTCAGGGATTTCAAGGCGTCGATGCCGGCCACCAGCCGCACCTGGTACGACAGGAACGCAATCAGTTGCGCCAGCGTGACCACGGCAGGCGTGCTCAGGCCCGCGGCCGGCAGCGCCTGCAGCGCGTGCTTGTCGCCTTCGACCGGTTTTTCGATCAGCTTGCGGGTGAATTCAAGCATGGCGCGCAGACGCGGCTCGGCGATGTCCGTGGGGGCGCCTTCGGCGGCGGCGCGAACCTGGCCGGCGTCGGCGCCGAGCTGTTCGAGCCGGCCCCGGTAGTGGGCGGTCAGCGCCGGCGACGGCGTCAGCCGGGCGGCGTACAGCGCCACCAGCAGCCGTTCCGGCAGCGACACGCCGGGCAGATCGGGGTCGAACAGCGCGTCGTAGCTGCCCTGGGTGGCGGCGACGACCTTGTCGCGCTGGTGCCGCAAGGCGTGGGTGGCGCTGCCCGGCGCGAGGCCGGTGAGCTGGTCGATCAGGTCGACCGGGGAAGTCGGGGGCTGGGTCATCGGAGGCTCTTTTCTGGGTTGGATCGGGGTGGCTTCAGGCCTTGGCGGTGCGCAGCGCCGGCGGCGGCGCCGGCGCCCATTCGTCGCCGAAGACTTCGGGCTCGGCATAGGCCTGCAGCGCGGCGTAGTGCAGTTCGATGTCTTCCTGG
This window harbors:
- a CDS encoding cupin domain-containing protein, with the translated sequence MALEHGSLLADVPVNLAEEVFEPLLARPGLKIERIVSNGQVTPEGFWYDSAQAEWVLLVSGSAALEIEGKEGRHVMRPGDWLHLPAQCRHRVAWTDEGQPTVWLAVHYGSGEG
- a CDS encoding peroxidase-related enzyme, whose product is MSEIIKSHGFTNEVLDWKAWLDVVDLDQATPEQIAVLEESHPKAKVQDYYRFLVHQPEILRQRSTAFNAIMYAPGGMPRAERELSTTVVSRINGCVYCASVHAQRFEQLAKRNDVIRQVFDDPYSAGTSARERAIARFSAELTERPAEVTAEQLKPLREAGLSDGEILDLIHSIAIFAWANRLMLNLGEPVFPQEQVAVA
- a CDS encoding CMD domain protein; amino-acid sequence: MTQPPTSPVDLIDQLTGLAPGSATHALRHQRDKVVAATQGSYDALFDPDLPGVSLPERLLVALYAARLTPSPALTAHYRGRLEQLGADAGQVRAAAEGAPTDIAEPRLRAMLEFTRKLIEKPVEGDKHALQALPAAGLSTPAVVTLAQLIAFLSYQVRLVAGIDALKSLNDAAGAQA
- a CDS encoding FtsK/SpoIIIE family DNA translocase, with the protein product MGLGWFGFSTFWIVPLLWRLVTRWLAGERRLAGPGSLRVWLGTLAVLCASASLEALTSGADPESTAGGGVGRALAGGFGNLFGWTGALLLMLGVLALAAPMVFGETWRSLFARKPRRAAAPPAAPEEAPVSFAATQPLREAERRDAPAAGHAGWTAPAPRHRSFEAVSARRQPAWQPPRRTRESPPQPGEIWLHHADAPGAPKPVRAPQPAPAAAAPATRSAQPATRKPVAAAPAPASTPVCAPRPAQPLRGTVVSSPFRQPQPLVRSAITTLPVASAQPAAAAVPTAAATATATATAAVGMAVATPAAARAEQHAIAPAQAIAAPETEPSPEPTPEPTPEPTPEPEIVMAAPATPSAPVDDAVAAVPAEPLALDGDAPSLDAIRQEALDLLAELKALAGKSAAMQAAAPASDQVPEAMPDAAAVLAVDASAAEPAPVAIQPLADIAVETPIEAVAEALLADVPASTSATAPASEASEPDNCADAVAHAVASSAMEEGGESGSMALAPADEAGTESALMDGNGLVGEVEPEDLPALDAADAETVAAVAETVAETDAETDAETAAETVAVEPAASTETRTPVEAEPASAPPAPPAKPRIVLPAVVGRTVPLAAATQPAAAPAPAPVAPPPPRPAVDYRLPPADLLEREVDSAEQVSEERLRETGELIAQRLAEFKVPVAVVGAGAGPVITRFEVEPAMGVRGAQVVGLMKDLARALGVTSIRVVETIPGKTCMGLELPNARRQMIRLSEIVNAASFQAHHSRLVLAMGKDITGHPVVTDLARAPHLLVAGTTGSGKSVAVNAMILSMLYKATPEDVRLIMIDPKMLELSVYEGIPHLLAPVVTDMKQAAHALNWCVGEMEKRYKLMSALGVRNLAGYNQKIRAAEAAGQKVPNPFSLTPDAPEPLSRLPMIVVVIDELADLMMVAGKKIEELIARLAQKARAAGIHLILATQRPSVDVITGLIKANIPTRVAFQVSSKIDSRTILDQMGAESLLGQGDMLFLPPGTGYPQRVHGAFVADDEVHRVVEHWKQFGEPDYDDAILAGDPAEAGGADLFGDGGGGDGEADPLYDEAASFVLTSRRASISAVQRQLRIGYNRAARLIEQMEVAGLVSPMGRNGARDVLAPGPAE